GCATTGAGCTATACTGTCCGAAATGCAGGCCACTGCCAAAGAAGCTGCCAGGTATTTACCTCGGGAAATGCAAGCAGCAGCTGCCATGTCCAGACTTTTCAAGCACCACCCTCGAAATGATAGCAAAGGATTTATTGTTTTATCCCGATTTTGCATGCATTGCCCAGCATCTGGACCTTCTGTGCTTTGAACCCGATGTGATTCTTGACCTTCTTAGAGAAACGGAGGCACTGCAAAGGGTTAACGTTAAGGTTATCGGCCTGCTGGTCGCTGCGATGCGTGTGCGTTCGCCAGAATTCCTGGAGCAATTGGCCAATCTTGTCCTAGCTGCTATAAAAGCAATGCTGGCAAAGCCGCTGGAAGAGCAAAATGTGCTGCAGCAAAGGAGTATGCTCAACGTACTGACCGCCATTGCTCACATGGAGGACGATGAAATCTGGCTCTTTCACTGGTTCAAAATGACCTTCTTCTTTCTGGTGCACACTCGCTCGCTGGTGGCGCAAGAAGCTGTGCTGGCGGCCACCGAGATGTGCGCCAGCCAGGGTCTGCAGACGATTCATCTGTGGAACTGGTACAAGCGAGATGCTCTCGACCTCGCCGTTCGCCTGGCTTTGAACGTCTATCTTTTGGATGGCGTGCGCTTCACCCGATCCCTCCGAGCGGTGCGTAATTGGACGAACTTTGCTTTACTTCACAAATTTGACCGGTCTGTTTGCAGCTTACGAAAATGTTGGGATTCACGTGCGTTCAGGAGTTCACCTGCAAGTATCATCGCCTGCTGACTGCTATGGTCCTGCCGCATTGCGTCGTGAACCCGCGTTGCAAGGGAGTTTTGGTATTGATAGCCAAGCAAATGCAGAAACACATTGGCACCTTGTTCTCCATCTCGTTTCTGCGGATCTACACGCACGTCTTTCTGACCGAGGAACCGGAGCTGGCGAACAGTTGCATCGAGCTGGTGGTCAGTTGCACCCAGTCCAGCCTGCAGCAGCTAATGAACGCAGATGTCAAGGTGGGCAGCagtttatttataatttattatttttcttttattttattttatttggttaTCCCTTGTAGCAAACGGTGGCCGAGttgcttatttatttcaaCCGAAACCCCACATTCGTGATGCGATCCTTTCAAAGCCTCTTGCAGTTATCAATCGGTTCCCTGGAGGAGTTGTCCAGTCAAACGGCGAATGCTGAGTTTGCGAATTTCATTGCTGAGCGTTTCCTCGGTGTGATTACCTACTTCGAGAGCTGCCTGAGTGAACCGTCTTTTGAGAAGCCATTGAAGGAGGAGACTCTGTACAGCTTGGGCCAGATTATGCGATTCGTGGGCTCTCAGCATGTCACCCAGTTTCGCTTCAAAATCATTGCCATGCTGAGTTTCGTTCACACACTGCAGGAGCCTCGTCTCCAGCGAATTTGCCTGAAGATCTGGCACATATTCCTGCATGTTGTAAATGTGCAGGAGCTGGGTCCCTCGCTGGGAAGAATCGTGGCCACCTTGCAGCCGCTGCTGGCGGACAGCGAGAGCGTGAAGCAGGTCAACGATCTGTATGAATTCATAATTCTGCGCAATGCCTCCATGCTGGGCACCTTTATAACAGATCTGTACTTCCTAGATCGCATGGAGAATGTTTCGCCCTCGATTCAAAAATGCATCAGAAGGCATACGGCCCATCTGGACCTAAAGGGAttggcggaggaggaggatcaATCGCCACCATTGGTGGACCAGTTGCGTTTCCTGCTAAAGCACATAACCGATGAATGTCTCCAGGTACGCGTCTATGCCCTCCAACATCTTGGCGATCTGTTCGGCAGGCGACGACCCAAGCTAAACAGTACGATTCTCAGTGAACTACCGCTGGAGCCAATGCTGGAGCAGATTGTGAATGTCCTAATGGCCGGCTGCCAGCACGATGATAGCCAACTACAAATGGCATCGGCCAAGTGCCTCGGAGAACTGGGAGCCATCGATGCCAGCTACCTGCCCTCGAACTACAATTTCGCCAGTCCACAGCAGTTGCCGCTCAACATTTTATCAGATGATTTTGCGGTTCTGGCGCTGACTTCGCTGTGCCGTGGCTATCAGTTCCAGCAGAATACAAAGCACGTGGATAGCTTCTCGCTGGCCATTCAGGAGACGCTAGCCATTTGTGGCATCTCGCCCAAGGAGCAGAAGAAGGTTCAGCTGTGGCAATCGCTGCCAGCACGAATGCGTCAGCTGATGGAACCGATGCTTCATTCCTGTTACACCTGTGTCCATCGACCCAGCACCTGCCTGCAGCAGCCGCTCTTTGGGAGCCACTACTCTCACAACTATTACGAGGAATGGGCCTTTCTGTGGGCAAGTCGATTGATTGACTACATCCCATCCTCGGGTAAGCGCCATCTGCTCAGCTCCTACAAGCCGTGCATCAAGCGGGATAGTAACATGCTCAGCACATTCTACCCGTACATTCTGTTGCACGCACTGATTGAGTGCACGACGGAGCAGAGGAATCACATCCAGGAGGAGTTCATGGCAGTTCTGCAAGCCAACGAGGAAAGCTCGAGCTCAGTCAGGGGCCGCCAGGAGCTTGGAGCCATTAAGGAAAATGCCTTCAAGCAATTCGAGTCTAGAAAGTATGCCGCGGGTATCAAGCCACTGGCGAGCACTTTGGTTTCGGATCGCAAGGAAGATTCCAGCCGTGTTCCTCGCCTGGCTGGCAAGCTGTGCGCCGAACTCTTGGATTTCCTGCAGCGCTGGCTAAGGGAGTGGCAGAGAATTCACGGCCGGAGCACCGGCGGCAAGCCACCAGAGACAATAGATTCTAACTACCGAAAGATCCATGAGTTTCTCAATCTGATACCCAAGCTATTGGTATCTCGAGCCAGCTACAATTGCGGCGAATATGCTCGTGCGCTTAGCTACCTGGAGAGCTATTTGGAGGAGGGCGAGGACAAATCGCAGAGGTTGCTGGAGCAGTTCACATTCCTCGTTGAAGTGTACGGCTCACTCAGAGACCCCGATTCTGTGGAGGGCGCCGTGCAGGTTCGCAGTTACGACATGAGTGTGACGCAGGACATTCTCGTCAATCGGCTTGTGGAGCGGCAGCAGGACATGATCACCTCCTACGAGCAGCTGCTCTCCAGCACGGACCAGATGCAGCCGGATCACGTGCGCGCCATGATCGATGCATATTTGAGGGACACCCCGAAGACAGCTCAGCTAATCGCCGACGGTCTTTGGCAGCGACTGTCCGATCAGTACTCCGATCAGTGTTTCGCCGAGTGCAAGTCAGAGTTACTCTGGCGCCTGGGCAGCTATGATGAGATGGAGGAGCTGCAGTCCAACTGGCCGGCTCAGTGTTCGCAAGGCTGTCTGAAGCTACGTAGGCCACTTACCACGCGTACCGAATTCGACTCGTTGCTGGACGGGATGCGCGAGTCCGTGCTGGAGGAGCTGCGTAGCTGctcggcagtgcagcagcacTCGTATGCCAATGCATACGATGCTGTGCTGAAACTTCACTTGGTGCATGAACTGCACTGCAGCCAGGCGCTTGTGGAGAAGCTCGAACAGGAGCGCGATCAGGACAATCAGGAGAAGCTAATGAAGAATTACTTCGACGACTGGCAGTATCGCCTGCAGATTGTACAACCGCAAGTTCGCGTCCAGGAGTCTATATACAGCTTTCGGCGAAATATACTGGCTGAGCTCCAACGCCGCCTGACAGATCGCAACCATTTGCTGCCCCATCTCAAGACGGAGCTGGCCAGAATCTGGCTTAATAGTGCGCAAATCAATCGCAACGCCGGTCAACTGCAGCGAGCTCAGCTTTACATACTCAAGGCGGCGGAGTATCAGCCCTCAGGGCTCTTCATCGAGCGCGCCAAACTGCTGTGGCAAAAGGGCGATCAGGTGATGGCCATGAACTATCTGGAGGAGCAGCTCTCGATCATGCGATCGGCTTGCCAGGGCAATGTGAAGCAGCTGGCACCGGAGCAACGACATCTCTTCTTTCGCGGAAAGTACTTGCAGGCGGTATATAGCGCCGAGTCCATGCACCTGTGCGCGGATGCAGTACTGAAGTACTTCCAAGAGGCCATCGCTGTGCATCGCCAATCGGAGAGCTGCCACGTACAGATGGCACAGTTTTTGGAGAAGATACTAGAAGCCAGGCAGGGCGGTGGTAAGTCGGAGACAACTGGCGAGCAAGACGATATGTTGATCAATGTGATGGTCAACTATGCCAAGTCCCTGCGCTATGGCAGCGAGCATGTCTATCAGTCGATGCCACGACTGATCAGCCTCTGGCTGGACACCACCGAGACCTCCACAAACACCGAGCAGGTGAAGAAGATGAACGATTTGCTGACGAACTGCTGCACCGCACTGCCGACGGCGGTGTTCTATACGGTGTACTCTCAGATGCTGAGTCGCCTTTGTCACCCAGTGAACGATGTGTTCACTGTTCTCCGTAGTGTGATAATCAAATTGGTGGAGGCGTATCCGCAACAGTCGCTGTGGATGCTCTTGCCGCATTTTAAGTCGGCCAAGGCGCAGAGGATCAAGCGTTGCAAGCTGGTGCTCACCGACAGCCGCCTGCAGAATTCCACTTTCCAGAAGCTGCTGCAAGACTTTAACTCGCTCACAGAGCGTCTCATGGATCTCACCAACAAGGAGGTGACACTGGATCGCACGTACAAGTTGAGTGACCTGGACACTCGCCTCTCTAAGCTATGCAAGCAGTCAGAATTTTCCCAAATACTGCTGCCGTTTGAGAAGTACATGCAGCCAACGCTGCCACTGAATTCCGACTCCAATTCAAGTGCGGGATCGCATCTTCCGGCAAGCCATTCGACCGCCAACTGGTTTCCCTACCAGCAGATCTACATCAGTGGCTTCCAGGAGTCTGTGCTAATCCTGCGCTCGGCAGCGAAGCCCAAGAAGCTGACCATTCGCTGCAGCGATGGCAAGGACTACGATGTTCTGGTGAAGCCCAAGGATGATTTGCGTCGAGATGCTCGCCTGATGGAGTTCAATGGCCTGGTCAAGCGATATCTGCACCAGGATGCCCCGGCCAGGCAGCGGCGTCTTCACATCCGCACATATGCCGTGCTGCCGTTCAACGAGGAGTGCGGCCTGGTCGAGTGGCTGCCCAATCTGGCGTCGTATCGAAGTATCTGTATGAACCTGTATGCTCAGCGAAGG
The Drosophila mauritiana strain mau12 chromosome X, ASM438214v1, whole genome shotgun sequence DNA segment above includes these coding regions:
- the LOC117146926 gene encoding serine/threonine-protein kinase ATR, with the protein product MSTQRKDMWKLLYNHVNRNVSNFSGVYSVIEDILCQEPSLISCSLVRELHNKFQDTFLLWLLNKLAKCLSESPNSSECINLQRKILSSCCSNHPKLYERLVLAYVEAIEETHLQLSSLDLGQLNNEQKPAITVRIFRCDVECLQEFDPHCAIEDIKVPLEQADMYAKSLLEILQHAHHIGYATHGDIFSGSLHQALLILKECDMDTKLASLNYCHSVLRSQSASSWITNPDVGHYAHLTLEATAIMWSAVAKWLDMGCMTRQELKRLNITTKLLLEVLHMRARPAHHLGYLLLNEILSLPTAIELDDGLLETLSSYIQGQLEHSVVPLEQLVHFQQLLLSHWHCHPTHLVPILALMGLKQDEMRSEVVHVLSQSLVQILQKEEVLAKDWHKLIAILRGFKQLEKLVLSQSQHKIAEHEGHIDSSVLAMLRLQCEIIKVADTNWNNLSMQLVELESRCPADKRHIYLEICSLLMQITSIRHFLKTQTQHQLLAILQRHLKLSHLCAIRLETPSSVHTQMQSFYAQQYMRLFKSEETQEIFCSNLPQLYISGFIKPEQLMKALPTINNRSGRAQVMRLLLCSQSGKLSVFKVQDRIELYCPKCRPLPKKLPGIYLGKCKQQLPCPDFSSTTLEMIAKDLLFYPDFACIAQHLDLLCFEPDVILDLLRETEALQRVNVKVIGLLVAAMRVRSPEFLEQLANLVLAAIKAMLAKPLEEQNVLQQRSMLNVLTAIAHMEDDEIWLFHWFKMTFFFLVHTRSLVAQEAVLAATEMCASQGLQTIHLWNWYKRDALDLAVRLALNVYLLDGVRFTRSLRALTKMLGFTCVQEFTCKYHRLLTAMVLPHCVVNPRCKGVLVLIAKQMQKHIGTLFSISFLRIYTHVFLTEEPELANSCIELVVSCTQSSLQQLMNADVKQTVAELLIYFNRNPTFVMRSFQSLLQLSIGSLEELSSQTANAEFANFIAERFLGVITYFESCLSEPSFEKPLKEETLYSLGQIMRFVGSQHVTQFRFKIIAMLSFVHTLQEPRLQRICLKIWHIFLHVVNVQELGPSLGRIVATLQPLLADSESVKQVNDLYEFIILRNASMLGTFITDLYFLDRMENVSPSIQKCIRRHTAHLDLKGLAEEEDQSPPLVDQLRFLLKHITDECLQVRVYALQHLGDLFGRRRPKLNSTILSELPLEPMLEQIVNVLMAGCQHDDSQLQMASAKCLGELGAIDASYLPSNYNFASPQQLPLNILSDDFAVLALTSLCRGYQFQQNTKHVDSFSLAIQETLAICGISPKEQKKVQLWQSLPARMRQLMEPMLHSCYTCVHRPSTCLQQPLFGSHYSHNYYEEWAFLWASRLIDYIPSSGKRHLLSSYKPCIKRDSNMLSTFYPYILLHALIECTTEQRNHIQEEFMAVLQANEESSSSVRGRQELGAIKENAFKQFESRKYAAGIKPLASTLVSDRKEDSSRVPRLAGKLCAELLDFLQRWLREWQRIHGRSTGGKPPETIDSNYRKIHEFLNLIPKLLVSRASYNCGEYARALSYLESYLEEGEDKSQRLLEQFTFLVEVYGSLRDPDSVEGAVQVRSYDMSVTQDILVNRLVERQQDMITSYEQLLSSTDQMQPDHVRAMIDAYLRDTPKTAQLIADGLWQRLSDQYSDQCFAECKSELLWRLGSYDEMEELQSNWPAQCSQGCLKLRRPLTTRTEFDSLLDGMRESVLEELRSCSAVQQHSYANAYDAVLKLHLVHELHCSQALVEKLEQERDQDNQEKLMKNYFDDWQYRLQIVQPQVRVQESIYSFRRNILAELQRRLTDRNHLLPHLKTELARIWLNSAQINRNAGQLQRAQLYILKAAEYQPSGLFIERAKLLWQKGDQVMAMNYLEEQLSIMRSACQGNVKQLAPEQRHLFFRGKYLQAVYSAESMHLCADAVLKYFQEAIAVHRQSESCHVQMAQFLEKILEARQGGGKSETTGEQDDMLINVMVNYAKSLRYGSEHVYQSMPRLISLWLDTTETSTNTEQVKKMNDLLTNCCTALPTAVFYTVYSQMLSRLCHPVNDVFTVLRSVIIKLVEAYPQQSLWMLLPHFKSAKAQRIKRCKLVLTDSRLQNSTFQKLLQDFNSLTERLMDLTNKEVTLDRTYKLSDLDTRLSKLCKQSEFSQILLPFEKYMQPTLPLNSDSNSSAGSHLPASHSTANWFPYQQIYISGFQESVLILRSAAKPKKLTIRCSDGKDYDVLVKPKDDLRRDARLMEFNGLVKRYLHQDAPARQRRLHIRTYAVLPFNEECGLVEWLPNLASYRSICMNLYAQRRLVMSTRQLQSLAVPLHESMERKREVFTKQLVPAHPPVFQEWLRQRFATPHSWYEARNTYIRTVAVMSMVGYILGLGDRHGENILFAEGNGDAVHVDFNCLFNQGELLPYPEVVPFRLTHNMIVAMGPLGVEGSYRKCCEITLRLLKQESKTLMSILRPFVYDVGAQTRKGAATAKITKDVQRIADRLQGHVKRQQANSIPLSTEGQVNFLINEATKVDNLASMYIGWGAFL